The Equus przewalskii isolate Varuska unplaced genomic scaffold, EquPr2 ChrUn-10, whole genome shotgun sequence genome window below encodes:
- the JTB gene encoding protein JTB, translated as MPAGAGRRGLPPGRHLCWLLCAVTLKLCQADAPVREEKLSVSASNLPCWLVEESVVAEECAPCSSFQAKTTPECGSTGYVEKITCSSSKRNEFKSCRSAVMEQHLFWKFEGAVVGVALVFACLVIIRQRQLDRKALEKVRKQIESI; from the exons ATGCCTGCGGGCGCGGGGAGGCGTGGCCTCCCCCCAGGCCGCCACCTCTGCTGGTTGCTCTGCGCTGTCACCTTAAAGCTCTG CCAAGCAGACGCGCCGGTGCGGGAGGAGAAGCTGTCAG tGAGCGCCTCAAATTTGCCGTGCTGGCTGGTGGAAGAGTCTGTGGTGGCAGAAGAGTGTGCTCCATGTTCTAGTTTCCAGGCT AAAACCACCCCTGAGTGTGGTTCCACAGGGTATGTGGAGAAAATCACATGCAGCTCATCTAAGAGGAATGAGTTCAAAAG CTGCCGCTCAGCTGTGATGGAACAACACTTATTCTGGAAATTTGAAGGTGCTGTCGTGGGTGTGGCCTTGGTCTTCGCTTGCCTTGTCATCATTCGTCAGCGACAGCTGGACAGAAAGGCTCTGGAAAAGGTCCGGAAGCAAATCGAGTCCATATAG
- the CREB3L4 gene encoding cyclic AMP-responsive element-binding protein 3-like protein 4 isoform X4, which translates to MDFRTPELLDMWLEPPEDVFSTGSFLELGFHCPPPEGLQESEPEDFLKLFIDPNEVYCSEASPGSDSGISEDPGHPDSPPASKAPSSPALYEVVYEAGALERMQGETGPAVEPISIQLDQRSPPLLMPDACMVSELHLDAHAHILPRAGTVNPVPPVTLLPCQTLFLTDEEKRLLGQEGVSLPSHLPLTKAEERVLKKVRRKIRNKQSAQDSRRRKKEYIDGLESRVAACSAQNQELQKKVQELERHNISLVTQLRQLQMLIAQTSNKAAQTSTCVLILLFSLALIILPSFSPFQGLPEAGPDDYQPHGVISRNILTHKDMTENLETPVVESRLGGPPGGINGSTSTLLEKIGGKLGPSRRVRTVLHADEM; encoded by the exons ATGGATTTCAGAACCCCTGAGCTGCTGGACATGTGGCTAGAGCCCCCAGAAGATGTCTTCTCAACAGGATCCTTCCTGGAACTGGGATTCCACTGTCCACCTCCAGAG GGCCTTCAAGAGAGTGAGCCTGAAGATTTCCTGAAGCTTTTCATTGATCCCAATGAAGTGTACTGCTCAGAAGCATCTCCTGGCAGTGACAGTGGAATCTCTGAGGACCCTGGCCATCCAGACAGTCCCCCTGCCTCCAAGGCACCCAGTTCCCCTGCCCTCTATGAGGTTGTCTATGAGGCAGGGGCTCTGGAGAGGATGCAGGGGGAAACTGGGCCAGCTGTAGAGCCCATCTCTATCCAGCTAG ATCAGCGGAGCCCACCACTTTTGATGCCTGATGCCTGCATGGTCAGTGAACTGCACCTTGATGCTCATGCCCACATCCTGCCCAGAGCAGGCACTGTAAACCCAGTGCCTCCCGTGACCCTG CTGCCCTGTCAAACCTTATTCCTAACAGATGAGGAGAAGCGTCtgctggggcaggaaggggttTCCCTGCCCTCTCATCTGCCCCTCACCAAG gcagaggagagggtCCTCAAGAAGGTCAGGAGGAAAATACGTAACAAGCAGTCAGCTCAGGACAGTCGGCGGCGGAAGAAAGAGTACATCGATGGACTAGAGAGCAG GGTGGCTGCCTGTTCTGCACAGAACCAGGAACTACAGAAAAAAGTCCAGGAGCTAGAGAGGCACAATAT ctccctggTGACTCAGCTCCGCCAGCTACAGATGCTCATTGCTCAAACTTCCAACAAAGCTGCCCAGACCAGCACTTGTGTTCTG atcctccttttttctctggctCTCATCATCCTGCCCAGTTTCAGCCCCTTTCAGGGTCTACCAGAAGCTGGGCCTGACGATTACCAGCCTCATGGAG TGATTTCCAGAAATATCCTGACTCACAAGGACATGACAGAAAATCTGGAGACCCCAGTGGTAGAGTCCAGATTAGGGGGGCCACCTGGGGGCATAAATGGCTCCACAAGTACACTACTTGAGAAGATAGGAGGGAAGCTAGGCCCCAGCCGGCGCGTCAGAACTGTGCTGCATGCAGATGAGATGTGA
- the CREB3L4 gene encoding cyclic AMP-responsive element-binding protein 3-like protein 4 isoform X3, whose product MPPSRRMDFRTPELLDMWLEPPEDVFSTGSFLELGFHCPPPEGLQESEPEDFLKLFIDPNEVYCSEASPGSDSGISEDPGHPDSPPASKAPSSPALYEVVYEAGALERMQGETGPAVEPISIQLDQRSPPLLMPDACMVSELHLDAHAHILPRAGTVNPVPPVTLLPCQTLFLTDEEKRLLGQEGVSLPSHLPLTKAEERVLKKVRRKIRNKQSAQDSRRRKKEYIDGLESRVAACSAQNQELQKKVQELERHNISLVTQLRQLQMLIAQTSNKAAQTSTCVLILLFSLALIILPSFSPFQGLPEAGPDDYQPHGVISRNILTHKDMTENLETPVVESRLGGPPGGINGSTSTLLEKIGGKLGPSRRVRTVLHADEM is encoded by the exons A tgcCTCCCAGCAGAAGGATGGATTTCAGAACCCCTGAGCTGCTGGACATGTGGCTAGAGCCCCCAGAAGATGTCTTCTCAACAGGATCCTTCCTGGAACTGGGATTCCACTGTCCACCTCCAGAG GGCCTTCAAGAGAGTGAGCCTGAAGATTTCCTGAAGCTTTTCATTGATCCCAATGAAGTGTACTGCTCAGAAGCATCTCCTGGCAGTGACAGTGGAATCTCTGAGGACCCTGGCCATCCAGACAGTCCCCCTGCCTCCAAGGCACCCAGTTCCCCTGCCCTCTATGAGGTTGTCTATGAGGCAGGGGCTCTGGAGAGGATGCAGGGGGAAACTGGGCCAGCTGTAGAGCCCATCTCTATCCAGCTAG ATCAGCGGAGCCCACCACTTTTGATGCCTGATGCCTGCATGGTCAGTGAACTGCACCTTGATGCTCATGCCCACATCCTGCCCAGAGCAGGCACTGTAAACCCAGTGCCTCCCGTGACCCTG CTGCCCTGTCAAACCTTATTCCTAACAGATGAGGAGAAGCGTCtgctggggcaggaaggggttTCCCTGCCCTCTCATCTGCCCCTCACCAAG gcagaggagagggtCCTCAAGAAGGTCAGGAGGAAAATACGTAACAAGCAGTCAGCTCAGGACAGTCGGCGGCGGAAGAAAGAGTACATCGATGGACTAGAGAGCAG GGTGGCTGCCTGTTCTGCACAGAACCAGGAACTACAGAAAAAAGTCCAGGAGCTAGAGAGGCACAATAT ctccctggTGACTCAGCTCCGCCAGCTACAGATGCTCATTGCTCAAACTTCCAACAAAGCTGCCCAGACCAGCACTTGTGTTCTG atcctccttttttctctggctCTCATCATCCTGCCCAGTTTCAGCCCCTTTCAGGGTCTACCAGAAGCTGGGCCTGACGATTACCAGCCTCATGGAG TGATTTCCAGAAATATCCTGACTCACAAGGACATGACAGAAAATCTGGAGACCCCAGTGGTAGAGTCCAGATTAGGGGGGCCACCTGGGGGCATAAATGGCTCCACAAGTACACTACTTGAGAAGATAGGAGGGAAGCTAGGCCCCAGCCGGCGCGTCAGAACTGTGCTGCATGCAGATGAGATGTGA
- the CREB3L4 gene encoding cyclic AMP-responsive element-binding protein 3-like protein 4 isoform X2 produces the protein MDFRTPELLDMWLEPPEDVFSTGSFLELGFHCPPPEVPVTRLQEQGKQGWESSGGLGCGLQESEPEDFLKLFIDPNEVYCSEASPGSDSGISEDPGHPDSPPASKAPSSPALYEVVYEAGALERMQGETGPAVEPISIQLDQRSPPLLMPDACMVSELHLDAHAHILPRAGTVNPVPPVTLLPCQTLFLTDEEKRLLGQEGVSLPSHLPLTKAEERVLKKVRRKIRNKQSAQDSRRRKKEYIDGLESRVAACSAQNQELQKKVQELERHNISLVTQLRQLQMLIAQTSNKAAQTSTCVLILLFSLALIILPSFSPFQGLPEAGPDDYQPHGVISRNILTHKDMTENLETPVVESRLGGPPGGINGSTSTLLEKIGGKLGPSRRVRTVLHADEM, from the exons ATGGATTTCAGAACCCCTGAGCTGCTGGACATGTGGCTAGAGCCCCCAGAAGATGTCTTCTCAACAGGATCCTTCCTGGAACTGGGATTCCACTGTCCACCTCCAGAGGTCCCTGTGACTAGGCTGCAAGAACAGGGGAAGCAAGGCTGGGAGTCCAGTGGGGGCCTTGGCTGT GGCCTTCAAGAGAGTGAGCCTGAAGATTTCCTGAAGCTTTTCATTGATCCCAATGAAGTGTACTGCTCAGAAGCATCTCCTGGCAGTGACAGTGGAATCTCTGAGGACCCTGGCCATCCAGACAGTCCCCCTGCCTCCAAGGCACCCAGTTCCCCTGCCCTCTATGAGGTTGTCTATGAGGCAGGGGCTCTGGAGAGGATGCAGGGGGAAACTGGGCCAGCTGTAGAGCCCATCTCTATCCAGCTAG ATCAGCGGAGCCCACCACTTTTGATGCCTGATGCCTGCATGGTCAGTGAACTGCACCTTGATGCTCATGCCCACATCCTGCCCAGAGCAGGCACTGTAAACCCAGTGCCTCCCGTGACCCTG CTGCCCTGTCAAACCTTATTCCTAACAGATGAGGAGAAGCGTCtgctggggcaggaaggggttTCCCTGCCCTCTCATCTGCCCCTCACCAAG gcagaggagagggtCCTCAAGAAGGTCAGGAGGAAAATACGTAACAAGCAGTCAGCTCAGGACAGTCGGCGGCGGAAGAAAGAGTACATCGATGGACTAGAGAGCAG GGTGGCTGCCTGTTCTGCACAGAACCAGGAACTACAGAAAAAAGTCCAGGAGCTAGAGAGGCACAATAT ctccctggTGACTCAGCTCCGCCAGCTACAGATGCTCATTGCTCAAACTTCCAACAAAGCTGCCCAGACCAGCACTTGTGTTCTG atcctccttttttctctggctCTCATCATCCTGCCCAGTTTCAGCCCCTTTCAGGGTCTACCAGAAGCTGGGCCTGACGATTACCAGCCTCATGGAG TGATTTCCAGAAATATCCTGACTCACAAGGACATGACAGAAAATCTGGAGACCCCAGTGGTAGAGTCCAGATTAGGGGGGCCACCTGGGGGCATAAATGGCTCCACAAGTACACTACTTGAGAAGATAGGAGGGAAGCTAGGCCCCAGCCGGCGCGTCAGAACTGTGCTGCATGCAGATGAGATGTGA
- the CREB3L4 gene encoding cyclic AMP-responsive element-binding protein 3-like protein 4 isoform X1 — translation MPPSRRMDFRTPELLDMWLEPPEDVFSTGSFLELGFHCPPPEVPVTRLQEQGKQGWESSGGLGCGLQESEPEDFLKLFIDPNEVYCSEASPGSDSGISEDPGHPDSPPASKAPSSPALYEVVYEAGALERMQGETGPAVEPISIQLDQRSPPLLMPDACMVSELHLDAHAHILPRAGTVNPVPPVTLLPCQTLFLTDEEKRLLGQEGVSLPSHLPLTKAEERVLKKVRRKIRNKQSAQDSRRRKKEYIDGLESRVAACSAQNQELQKKVQELERHNISLVTQLRQLQMLIAQTSNKAAQTSTCVLILLFSLALIILPSFSPFQGLPEAGPDDYQPHGVISRNILTHKDMTENLETPVVESRLGGPPGGINGSTSTLLEKIGGKLGPSRRVRTVLHADEM, via the exons A tgcCTCCCAGCAGAAGGATGGATTTCAGAACCCCTGAGCTGCTGGACATGTGGCTAGAGCCCCCAGAAGATGTCTTCTCAACAGGATCCTTCCTGGAACTGGGATTCCACTGTCCACCTCCAGAGGTCCCTGTGACTAGGCTGCAAGAACAGGGGAAGCAAGGCTGGGAGTCCAGTGGGGGCCTTGGCTGT GGCCTTCAAGAGAGTGAGCCTGAAGATTTCCTGAAGCTTTTCATTGATCCCAATGAAGTGTACTGCTCAGAAGCATCTCCTGGCAGTGACAGTGGAATCTCTGAGGACCCTGGCCATCCAGACAGTCCCCCTGCCTCCAAGGCACCCAGTTCCCCTGCCCTCTATGAGGTTGTCTATGAGGCAGGGGCTCTGGAGAGGATGCAGGGGGAAACTGGGCCAGCTGTAGAGCCCATCTCTATCCAGCTAG ATCAGCGGAGCCCACCACTTTTGATGCCTGATGCCTGCATGGTCAGTGAACTGCACCTTGATGCTCATGCCCACATCCTGCCCAGAGCAGGCACTGTAAACCCAGTGCCTCCCGTGACCCTG CTGCCCTGTCAAACCTTATTCCTAACAGATGAGGAGAAGCGTCtgctggggcaggaaggggttTCCCTGCCCTCTCATCTGCCCCTCACCAAG gcagaggagagggtCCTCAAGAAGGTCAGGAGGAAAATACGTAACAAGCAGTCAGCTCAGGACAGTCGGCGGCGGAAGAAAGAGTACATCGATGGACTAGAGAGCAG GGTGGCTGCCTGTTCTGCACAGAACCAGGAACTACAGAAAAAAGTCCAGGAGCTAGAGAGGCACAATAT ctccctggTGACTCAGCTCCGCCAGCTACAGATGCTCATTGCTCAAACTTCCAACAAAGCTGCCCAGACCAGCACTTGTGTTCTG atcctccttttttctctggctCTCATCATCCTGCCCAGTTTCAGCCCCTTTCAGGGTCTACCAGAAGCTGGGCCTGACGATTACCAGCCTCATGGAG TGATTTCCAGAAATATCCTGACTCACAAGGACATGACAGAAAATCTGGAGACCCCAGTGGTAGAGTCCAGATTAGGGGGGCCACCTGGGGGCATAAATGGCTCCACAAGTACACTACTTGAGAAGATAGGAGGGAAGCTAGGCCCCAGCCGGCGCGTCAGAACTGTGCTGCATGCAGATGAGATGTGA
- the SLC39A1 gene encoding zinc transporter ZIP1 isoform X1 — MGPWGEPELLVWRPEAVASEPPVPVGLEVKLGALLLLLLLTLMCSLVPICVLRRPGANPEASASRQKALSLVSCFAGGVFLATCLLDLLPDYLAAIDKALAALHVTLQFPLQEFILAMGFFLVLVMEQITLAYKEQSGPPPREETRALLGTANGGPQHWHDGSGVPQTGGAPTTPSALRACVLVFSLALHSVFEGLAVGLQRDRARAMELCLALLLHKGILAVSLSLRLLQSHLRAQVVAGCGILFSCMTPLGIGLGAALAESAGPLHQLAQSVLEGMAAGTFLYITFLEILPQELATSEQRILKVILLLAGFALLTGLLFIQV; from the exons ATGGGGCCCTGGGGAGAGCCAGAGCTCCTGGTGTGGCGACCCGAGGCGGTAGCCTCAGAGCCCCCGGTACCTGTGGGACTGGAGGTGAAGTTGGgggccctgctgctgctgctgctgctcactCTCATGTGCAGTTTGGTGCCCATCTGTGTGCTGCGCCGGCCCGGAGCTAACCCTGAAGCCTCAG CCTCCCGCCAAAAAGCCCTGAGCCTAGTAAGCTGCTTCGCAGGGGGTGTCTTTCTGGCTACCTGTCTCCTGGACCTGCTGCCTGACTACCTGGCTGCCATAGATAAGGCCCTGGCGGCCCTGCATGTAACG CTCCAGTTCCCCCTGCAAGAGTTCATCCTGGCCATGGGCTTCTTCCTTGTCCTGGTGATGGAGCAGATCACGCTGGCTTACAAGGAGCAGTCGGGGCCACCGCCTCGAGAGGAGACAAGGGCTCTGCTGGGAACAGCAAATGGTGGGCCGCAGCACTGGCATGATGGGTCAGGGGTCCCACAGACAGGCGGAGCTCCCACAACCCCTTCAGCCCTGCGTGCCTGTGTACTGGTCTTCTCCCTCGCCCTACACTCAGTGTTCGAGGGGCTGGCGGTGGGGCTGCAGCGAGACCGGGCTCGGGCCATGGAGCTGTGCCTGGCTTTGCTGCTCCACAAGGGTATCCTGGCAGTCAGCTTGTCCCTGCGTCTGCTGCAGAGCCACCTGCGAGCGCAAGTGGTGGCTGGCTGTGGGATTCTCTTCTCATGCATGACACCTCTGGGCATTGGGCTGGGTGCAGCTCTGGCAGAGTCAGCTGGGCCACTGCACCAGCTGGCTCAGTCTGTGCTGGAGGGCATGGCGGCTGGCACTTTTCTCTATATAACCTTCCTGGAAATCTTGCCCCAGGAGCTGGCCACTTCTGAGCAGAGGATCCTCAAGGTCATTCTGCTCCTAGCAGGCTTTGCCCTGCTCACTGGCCTGCTCTTCATCCAAGTCTAG
- the SLC39A1 gene encoding zinc transporter ZIP1 isoform X2 — protein MGPWGEPELLVWRPEAVASEPPVPVGLEVKLGALLLLLLLTLMCSLVPICVLRRPGANPEASAPVPPARVHPGHGLLPCPGDGADHAGLQGAVGATASRGDKGSAGNSKWWAAALA, from the exons ATGGGGCCCTGGGGAGAGCCAGAGCTCCTGGTGTGGCGACCCGAGGCGGTAGCCTCAGAGCCCCCGGTACCTGTGGGACTGGAGGTGAAGTTGGgggccctgctgctgctgctgctgctcactCTCATGTGCAGTTTGGTGCCCATCTGTGTGCTGCGCCGGCCCGGAGCTAACCCTGAAGCCTCAG CTCCAGTTCCCCCTGCAAGAGTTCATCCTGGCCATGGGCTTCTTCCTTGTCCTGGTGATGGAGCAGATCACGCTGGCTTACAAGGAGCAGTCGGGGCCACCGCCTCGAGAGGAGACAAGGGCTCTGCTGGGAACAGCAAATGGTGGGCCGCAGCACTGGCATGA
- the CRTC2 gene encoding CREB-regulated transcription coactivator 2 isoform X2, with the protein MATSGANGPGSATASASNPRKFSEKIALQKQRQAEETAAFEEVMMDIGSTRLQAQKLRLAYTRSSHYGGSLPNVNQIGCGLAEFQSPLHSPLDSSRSTRHHGLVERVQRDPRRMVSPLRRYPRHIDSSPYSPAYLSPPPESSWRRTMPWGNFPAEKGQLFRLPSALNRTSSDSALHTSVMNPNPQDTYPGPAPPSVLPSRRGGFLDGEMDSKVPAIEENLLDDKHLLKPWDAKKLSSSSSRPRSCEVPGINIFPSPDQPANVPVLPPAMNTGGSLPDLTNLHFPPPLPTPLDPEETAYPSLSGGNSTSNLTHTMTHLGISGSLGLGPGYDVPGLHSPLSHPSLQSSLSNPNLQASLSSPQPQLQGSHSHPSLPASSLARHALPTTSLSHPSLSAPALSSSSSSSSASSPVLGAPPYPASTPGASPRHRRVPLSPLSLPAGPADARRSQQQLPKQFSPTMSPTLSSITQGVPLDTSKLPTDQRLPPYPYSPPSLVLPTQPPTPKPLQQPGLPSQACSVQPSGGQPPGRQPHYGTLYPPSSSGHGQQSYHRPMSDFSLGNLEQFSMESSSASLGLDPPGFSEGPGFLGGEGPVSGPQDPHALNHQNLTHCSRHGSGPNIILTGDSSPGFSKEIAAALAGVPGFEVSTAGLDLGLGLEEELRMEPLGLEGLNMLSDPCALLPDPAVEDSFRSDRLQ; encoded by the exons ATGGCGACGTCGGGGGCGAACGGGCCCGGCTCGGCCACGGCCTCAGCTTCCAATCCGCGCAAGTTTAGTGAGAAGATCGCGCTGCAGAAGCAGCGTCAGGCCGAGGAGACGGCGGCCTTCGAGGAGGTGATGATGGACATCGGCTCCACCCGG TTACAGGCCCAAAAACTGCGACTGGCATACACAAGGAGCTCCCATTATGGTGGTTCTCTGCCCAACGTTAACCAGATTGGCTGTGGCCTGGCTGAGTTCCAG AGCCCCCTCCACTCACCTTTGGATTCATCTCGGAGCACTCGGCACCACGGGCTGGTGGAACGGGTGCAGCGAGATCCTCGAAGAATGGTGTCCCCGCTCCGCCGCTATCCCCGCCAC ATTGACAGCTCTCCCTACAGTCCTGCCTACTTATCTCCTCCCCCGGAGTCCAGCTGGCGGAG GACAATGCCCTGGGGCAATTTCCCTGCAGAGAAAGGGCAGTTGTTTCGACTACCGTCTGCACTTAACAG GACAAGCTCTGACTCTGCCCTTCACACAAGTGTGATGAACCCCAACCCTCAGGACACTTATCCAGGCCCTGCACCTCCCAGTGTCCTCCCCAGCCGCCGTGGAG GTTTTCTGGATGGCGAAATGGACTCCAAAG TCCCTGCTATTGAGGAGAACTTGCTAGATGACAAGCATTTGCTGAAGCCATGGGATGCCAAGAAG TTATCCTCATCATCTTCCCGCCCTCGGTCCTGTGAAGTCCCTGGAATTAA caTCTTTCCGTCTCCTGACCAGCCTGCCAATGTGCCTGTCCTCCCACCTGCCATGAACACGGGAGGCTCCCTACCTGACCTCACCAACCTGCACTTTCCCCCACCGCTGCCCACCCCCCTGGACCCAGAGGAGACAGCCTACCCCAGCCTGAGTGGGGGAAACAGTACCTCCAATTTGACCCACACCATGACCCACCTGGGCATCAGTGGGAGCCTAGGCCTGGGCCCAGGCTATGATGTGCCAG GACTTCATTCACCTCTCAGCCACCCATCCTTGCAGTCTTCCCTAAGCAATCCCAACCTCCAGGCTTCCCTGAGCAGTCCTcagccccagctccagggctCCCACAGTCACCCCTCACTGCCTGCCTCCTCTTTGGCCCGTCATGCACTGCCCACCACTTCCCTGAGTCACCCCTCACTCAGTGCCCcggccctctcctcctcctcttcctcctcctctgcttcatCTCCTGTGCTGGGTGCCCCCCCTTACCCAGCTTCTACCCCTGGGGCCTCTCCCCGCCACCGCCGTGTGCCCCTCAGCCCCCTGAGTTTGCCCGCGGGCCCAGCCGACGCCAGAAGGTCCCAACAGCAGCTGCCCAAACAGTTTTCGCCAACAATGTCACCCACCTTGTCTTCCATCACTCAG GGCGTCCCCCTGGACACCAGTAAACTGCCCACTGACCAGCGGCTGCCTCCATATCCATACAGCCCCCCAAGTTTGGTTTTGCCCACCCAGCCACCTACCCCAAAGCCTCTACAGCAGCCAGGGCTGCCCTCTCAGGCCTGCTCAGTGCAGCCCTCAGGTGGGCAACCCCCAGGCCGGCAGCCACACTATGGGACACTGTACCCACCCAGCTCCAGTGGCCACGGGCAACAGTCTTACCACCGGCCAATGAGTGACTTCAGCCTGGGGAAC CTGGAGCAGTTCAGCATGGAGAGCTCATCAGCTAGCCTGGGGCTGGATCCCCCTGGCTTTTCCGAAGGGCCTGGATTTTTAGGGGGTGAGGGGCCGGTGAGTGGCCCCCAAGACCCCCATGCTCTCAACCACCAGAACTTGACCCACTGTTCCCGCCATGGCTCAGGGCCTAACATCATTCTCACAg GAGACTCCTCCCCAGGTTTCTCTAAGGAGATTGCAGCGGCCCTGGCTGGAGTGCCCGGCTTTGAGGTTTCAACAGCTGGGTTggacctggggctggggctggaggaggagctgcgCATGGAGCCACTTGGCCTGGAAGGGCTTAACATGCTGAGCGACCCTTGTGCCCTGCTGCCTGATCCAGCTGTGGAGGATTCGTTCCGCAGTGACCGGCTCCAGTGA
- the CRTC2 gene encoding CREB-regulated transcription coactivator 2 isoform X1, translated as MATSGANGPGSATASASNPRKFSEKIALQKQRQAEETAAFEEVMMDIGSTRLQAQKLRLAYTRSSHYGGSLPNVNQIGCGLAEFQSPLHSPLDSSRSTRHHGLVERVQRDPRRMVSPLRRYPRHIDSSPYSPAYLSPPPESSWRRTMPWGNFPAEKGQLFRLPSALNRTSSDSALHTSVMNPNPQDTYPGPAPPSVLPSRRGGFLDGEMDSKVPAIEENLLDDKHLLKPWDAKKLSSSSSRPRSCEVPGINIFPSPDQPANVPVLPPAMNTGGSLPDLTNLHFPPPLPTPLDPEETAYPSLSGGNSTSNLTHTMTHLGISGSLGLGPGYDVPGLHSPLSHPSLQSSLSNPNLQASLSSPQPQLQGSHSHPSLPASSLARHALPTTSLSHPSLSAPALSSSSSSSSASSPVLGAPPYPASTPGASPRHRRVPLSPLSLPAGPADARRSQQQLPKQFSPTMSPTLSSITQGVPLDTSKLPTDQRLPPYPYSPPSLVLPTQPPTPKPLQQPGLPSQACSVQPSGGQPPGRQPHYGTLYPPSSSGHGQQSYHRPMSDFSLGNLEQFSMESSSASLGLDPPGFSEGPGFLGGEGPVSGPQDPHALNHQNLTHCSRHGSGPNIILTGDSSPGFSKEIAAALAGVPGFEVSTAGLDLGLGLEEELRMEPLGLEGLNMLSDPCALLPDPAVEDSFRSDRLQ; from the exons ATGGCGACGTCGGGGGCGAACGGGCCCGGCTCGGCCACGGCCTCAGCTTCCAATCCGCGCAAGTTTAGTGAGAAGATCGCGCTGCAGAAGCAGCGTCAGGCCGAGGAGACGGCGGCCTTCGAGGAGGTGATGATGGACATCGGCTCCACCCGG TTACAGGCCCAAAAACTGCGACTGGCATACACAAGGAGCTCCCATTATGGTGGTTCTCTGCCCAACGTTAACCAGATTGGCTGTGGCCTGGCTGAGTTCCAG AGCCCCCTCCACTCACCTTTGGATTCATCTCGGAGCACTCGGCACCACGGGCTGGTGGAACGGGTGCAGCGAGATCCTCGAAGAATGGTGTCCCCGCTCCGCCGCTATCCCCGC CACATTGACAGCTCTCCCTACAGTCCTGCCTACTTATCTCCTCCCCCGGAGTCCAGCTGGCGGAG GACAATGCCCTGGGGCAATTTCCCTGCAGAGAAAGGGCAGTTGTTTCGACTACCGTCTGCACTTAACAG GACAAGCTCTGACTCTGCCCTTCACACAAGTGTGATGAACCCCAACCCTCAGGACACTTATCCAGGCCCTGCACCTCCCAGTGTCCTCCCCAGCCGCCGTGGAG GTTTTCTGGATGGCGAAATGGACTCCAAAG TCCCTGCTATTGAGGAGAACTTGCTAGATGACAAGCATTTGCTGAAGCCATGGGATGCCAAGAAG TTATCCTCATCATCTTCCCGCCCTCGGTCCTGTGAAGTCCCTGGAATTAA caTCTTTCCGTCTCCTGACCAGCCTGCCAATGTGCCTGTCCTCCCACCTGCCATGAACACGGGAGGCTCCCTACCTGACCTCACCAACCTGCACTTTCCCCCACCGCTGCCCACCCCCCTGGACCCAGAGGAGACAGCCTACCCCAGCCTGAGTGGGGGAAACAGTACCTCCAATTTGACCCACACCATGACCCACCTGGGCATCAGTGGGAGCCTAGGCCTGGGCCCAGGCTATGATGTGCCAG GACTTCATTCACCTCTCAGCCACCCATCCTTGCAGTCTTCCCTAAGCAATCCCAACCTCCAGGCTTCCCTGAGCAGTCCTcagccccagctccagggctCCCACAGTCACCCCTCACTGCCTGCCTCCTCTTTGGCCCGTCATGCACTGCCCACCACTTCCCTGAGTCACCCCTCACTCAGTGCCCcggccctctcctcctcctcttcctcctcctctgcttcatCTCCTGTGCTGGGTGCCCCCCCTTACCCAGCTTCTACCCCTGGGGCCTCTCCCCGCCACCGCCGTGTGCCCCTCAGCCCCCTGAGTTTGCCCGCGGGCCCAGCCGACGCCAGAAGGTCCCAACAGCAGCTGCCCAAACAGTTTTCGCCAACAATGTCACCCACCTTGTCTTCCATCACTCAG GGCGTCCCCCTGGACACCAGTAAACTGCCCACTGACCAGCGGCTGCCTCCATATCCATACAGCCCCCCAAGTTTGGTTTTGCCCACCCAGCCACCTACCCCAAAGCCTCTACAGCAGCCAGGGCTGCCCTCTCAGGCCTGCTCAGTGCAGCCCTCAGGTGGGCAACCCCCAGGCCGGCAGCCACACTATGGGACACTGTACCCACCCAGCTCCAGTGGCCACGGGCAACAGTCTTACCACCGGCCAATGAGTGACTTCAGCCTGGGGAAC CTGGAGCAGTTCAGCATGGAGAGCTCATCAGCTAGCCTGGGGCTGGATCCCCCTGGCTTTTCCGAAGGGCCTGGATTTTTAGGGGGTGAGGGGCCGGTGAGTGGCCCCCAAGACCCCCATGCTCTCAACCACCAGAACTTGACCCACTGTTCCCGCCATGGCTCAGGGCCTAACATCATTCTCACAg GAGACTCCTCCCCAGGTTTCTCTAAGGAGATTGCAGCGGCCCTGGCTGGAGTGCCCGGCTTTGAGGTTTCAACAGCTGGGTTggacctggggctggggctggaggaggagctgcgCATGGAGCCACTTGGCCTGGAAGGGCTTAACATGCTGAGCGACCCTTGTGCCCTGCTGCCTGATCCAGCTGTGGAGGATTCGTTCCGCAGTGACCGGCTCCAGTGA